Part of the Flagellimonas eckloniae genome, ATTGGCATTGTGCTTGGTGGATATTGAAAAAAGATTGGATCCAAGTATAGATAAGGTCTTTTTTAATAGAAAGGCATCTTTTCTGGCTCGGTTGGGGTCCGGAAGTGCGTGCAGGAGTATTGAAGGAGATCTGATTCAATGGGGAAGCCATAAAACAATACATGGAAGTTCGGATTTATATGGAATTAAGTATCCATTTAAAGTGAACCCTGTTTTTAAAAATTTCCATGATACCATTTTGTTGGTGCACAAGGGCCAAAAACAGGTCAGTAGCTCCGTAGGGCATAATTTAATGCACAGTCATCCCTACGCTGAAAGACGCTTTACCCAAGCACATGAAAATTTGGACAAGCTTAAAAGTATTCTTGAAACCGGAGATTTGGAAGGTTTTATCAATGTGGTTGAAAGTGAGGCATTAACCCTGCATGCGATGATGATGACCAGCATGCCGTATTTTATTTTAATGAAACCCGATACCTTGGAAATCATCAATAAGATATGGAATTTTAGGGCCACGACCGATGTGCCAATTTGTTTTACGTTGGATGCAGGCGCCAATGTACATGTTTTATATCCAGAATCAGTAAAGGAAAAGGCAATACAATTTATTAAGGATGAATTGGTTGCCCACTGCGAGAATGGACATTATATTTGCGATCGAATTGGAAGTGGAGCTAAAAAATGTAATTAATACTATCAAACAACGTTGATTTAGGGTGAACAACGTATTTAAAGACAGAGGTTTACATTTGAGGACGATTATTGTTTATCTTTAAACTGTTTTACTTTAAACAAATCAGGTTTGTATCTTTGACTCAATTATGAAAGGACCGTTATTTTATTCTAAGATTCTACTTTTTGGAGAGTATGGCATTATCAAAGACTCTAAAGGACTTTCCATACCCTATAGTTTTTTTAAAGGCGCATTGAAGACGGACGAAAATCCATCTGAATCGGCCCAAAAATCCAACAAAAGCTTAAAAACATATGTGGAGTATTTAAGAAAGTTGGAAAAAGAAGAACAAGGCCTGGTTTCTTTTGATTTGCAGACATTGGAAGAAGATGTTGCCAATGGAATGTATTTTGACAGCTCAATTCCACAAGGTTATGGTATTGGAAGTAGTGGTGCTCTCGTAGCGGCTATCTATGACAAATATGCCACGGACAAAATCACGGTACTTGAGAATTTAACCCGTGAAAAACTACTGAAACTCAAAGAGATTTTTGGAAAGATGGAATCCTTCTTTCATGGAAAATCTTCAGGGCTTGACCCCTTGAACAGTTATTTGAGTTTGCCCATTCTGATCAATTCCAAGGATAATATAGAATCTACAAGCATACCTTCCCAAAATAAAGAGGGGAAAGGAGCTGTTTTCTTGTTGGATAGTGGTATAATAGGTGAAACCGCACCTATGGTGCAGTTGTTCATGGAAAAAATGAAACAAGAAGGGTTCCGTAATATGGTCAAGAATAAGTTCATTAAGCATACCGATGCCTGTGTGGAAGATTTCTTGAACGGAAATGTCAAATCCCTTTTTGGCAACCTTAAGCAGCTCTCCCATGTGGTGTTCGACAATTTTAAACCTATGATTCCTTCCAAGTTCCATCAACTTTGGAAACAGGGAATTGATACCAATGATTATTACCTGAAACTTTGTGGCTCAGGTGGAGGTGGATATATTTTAGGCTTTACCCAAGATTTGGATAAAGCTAAAAAAGCGCTTGAAGGCCATAACTTGGAAGTGGTTTACAACTTCTAACACCATAAAATGCTTAGTAGAAAAAATAAACTCCTGCTTTTTAAGCTATTGAGTTTGTTTTCCGTTGTGCGCGGATATAATATCCTTATCATAACGCTCGCACAATACTTGGCTTCCATTTTTATACTATCACCCAATTGGCCGGTACGCGATGTGGTTTTGGACCTTAATCTTTTTCTCATTGTAACCGCTTCGGCTTTGGTGATTGCCAGCGGTTATATCATCAATAATTTTTACGATGCAGAAAAAGACCTGATCAACAAACCGAGGAAAAGTATGTTGGACCGGTTGGTCAGCCAGCGATTTAAATTGACCACCTATTTCATCCTCAATTTTTTAGCTGTTCTTGCGGCAAGCTATATTTCATTTAGGGCAGTACTTTTTTTCTCTGTCTATATTTTTGGAATTTGGTTGTATTCCCACAAGTTAAAACGGATACCCTTTGTTGGAAATTTAGTCTCCGCTTCTTTGGCAATAGCTCCCTTTTTTGTGGTTTTTGTGTATTATAAGAATTTTGAGACCGTCATTTTTGTGCATGCCCTTTTTCTGTTTTTGTTGATTTTGGCCCGGGAACTGATCAAGGATTTAGAGAATATGGTTGGAGATATGGCCCAAAATTACAGAACCATCCCTATAATTTATGGCGCCAAGGTTTCAAAGCTGATAATTGGGCTGTTGATTGTTTCAACACTTGTCCCGGCATTATTATTGATCAATACGTTTGAAGTGGGGTATATGTACCTTTATTTCATTTCATGTATAGTTCTGTTGGCTCTTTTCTTAATTTTATTGATTAAGGCCGATGGTAAAAAACATTATGTTTGGTTGCACAACATTCTAAAGTTTATAATTGTGGCTGGAGTATTCAGTATTTTATTGATTGATGTTGATTTGGTCTTAAACCGGATTTTATAATGGAGAACCTATTGAAAGTGGCACTAGCCCAAATTGCCCCAGTTTGGCTGGATAAGCAGGCCACTCTGAAAAAAATTGAGCAAACTATTCTAGAAGCGGCCAAAGAAAAGGCGGAGTTGCTTGTTTTTGGCGAAGCTTTTTTACCAGGATATCCTTTTTGGTTGGCATATACAGAGGGCGCAGCATGGAATTTAAAAGTAAACAAAGAACTACATGCCCATTATGCCAGAAATTCCATTCAGATTGAAGCTGGGGAGTTGGATGCAATTTGCAAGCTTGCCAAGGAAAATAACATAGCGATTTATTTGGGTATGATGGAACGGGCCAAAGACCGTGGAGGTCATAGTCTGTATTGTTCCCTTGTGTATATTGACCCTATGGGAGAAATAAAATCGGTACACCGTAAATTGCAGCCCACATATGATGAACGCCTTACCTGGGCTCCGGGTGATGGCAACGGATTACAAGTACATCCGTTAAAACAATTTACCGTTGGAGGTCTTAACTGTTGGGAAAATTGGATGCCCTTGCCTAGAACTGCCTTGTATGGACAAGGCGAAAATTTGCACGTTGCAGTATGGCCAGGCGGATTACATAATACCAAAGACATTACTTGCTTTATCGCTCGTGAATCGAGAAGCTTTGTCATTTCGGTTTCATCTTTGATGCGAACTTCTGACTTTCCAAAGGACACTCCACATTTGGATAAAATTCTGGAAAAAGCACCAAAGGTGCTTGCCAATGGAGGTTCATGTATAGCGGGCCCAGATGGAGAGTGGATTGTGGAACCCGTTATAGACAATGAAGGGTTGATTTATAAAACTTTGGATTTTAACCGAGTCTATGAGGAACGACAAAATTTTGACCCGGTTGGGCACTATTCCAGACCTGATGTTACCAAACTAACAGTAAATCGTGAACGGCAATCTACTGTAGAGTTTAAAGATTAAGTTGAGGAATAGGCTTTTTTAAAATTTCACTTATCGGTCTTGGCTATGATTTCGGAGTGGAAAATTCGGTAGAATTTTCCGCAGTAGCACTGACCTTAATTAATTAGTATTTAGTTTCGGGCTATCAATTCAGCCACGCTGAATTATAGCCGTTGTTACCTGCTGGCTTTTATTCGGTCGTGATAAATTCGATAGAGCCAATAATCCTCCAACTGCTAATATTGCTCCACCAATAAAAGGAAATCCAGCACCAACTAAATCAGCCATATTTGATGAAAAAAGAAATGGCAAACAAAATAACATTCCAAAAATCCCTGCTGTAATTGAAGCAAAAGCTCCAAATTTTGTAACTCGTTTCATATCAAATACTGTTTTGCATTCAAATTCTGGCTTTAATAGTTCAGTTCTCAATTCCGTCAGATTTCGGGTAGCATATTTTTCAATTGTCCATTCCGAAATTGCGATGGTTTTCTTTCCGTTTTTAAAGTCCGAGTAAAAAGTTCGCCACAAGTCTGGAAGCAAAATTGCTCCGAATATCAAAATTGTAAATGATGGAATAGAATAATTTCCATTTCCAATCATAAATGCTTGCATTCGGATTTCGTCTTCAGCCGTCATTTGGTAATTAAGCAAAACGTGTTTCAAATCGTGGCTTTCGTATTTTGGTACTAAAGTCAGATTATGATTGTCAAGACATTCAGCTATTTCTTTTCCTAAAGTTCCATTTTCAAGTTTTCTTAATTCCGAAACCTTTTGTTCATAAGGTTCCATTTTGCTAAAGAATTCGATTGTTGAAACAGAGAGGTCAAAAGATTGTTTAATTATCCTTCTGGCTATTTTTTGTAATATGTTCATTTATAAGTTCAGATTTTTCAGCTTGCAGGTAACGTTAAGCTAAGGACTGTTTTAATTGTCTTTAGCGATTGATAAGTGAAGTTCGGGATTTTTAGTTAAAAAATCCAATCCCGATTGACGCCTATAAACTATTGCAGTATAAATGGGCGATAGTTATTCATCAGGATTAAATAGGCAGTAGAAAACACTACCTTTGCAAAAAATTAATGACTGATGGCGAAATCAGACTACAGCCGAGAGCGGAAACCTTCCAATAGAACCTCTGGAAGCGATAAAAAAAAGCAATTTTCCAAAGGAAGACCCCCCAGAAAGAAAACTGCCCCAAAAAAACCATCCAACCCAGATGAGATTCGTTTAAACCGGTATATTGCCAATGCGGGTATCTGTTCCCGAAGGGAAGCCGACACCTATATTGCTGCCGGAAGTGTATCTGTAAACGGTAAGGTAATCTCAGAAATGGGGTATAAGGTAAAACGAACGGACGATGTCCGGTTCGACGGCCGAAAACTAAGCCTTGAAAAGAAGGAATACATTTTGCTGAACAAGCCCAAAAATTTTATCACTACAACAAATGATGAAAAAGGAAGGCGCACCGTAATGGAACTGGTTTCCAGTGCTTCCAAATCTAGATTATTGCCCGTTGGGCGTTTGGATAGGAATACCACAGGACTTTTACTCTTTACCAATGATGGGGATATGACCAAAAAGTTGACCCACCCAACATACGGAGTACGTAAAATCTACCATGTACATTTGGATAAAAGTTTAACCCTTTCCGATTTACGAAAGATTGAGGCCGGATTGGAATTGGAAGATGGAATGGTTCAAGTTGATGATGTAAGTTATATTCAAGGTTCCCCAAAAAGGGAGGTGGGTATTGAAATTCACAGTGGACGGAATCGTATTGTACGGCGAATTTTTGAACATCTTGGTTATACCGTAACCAAATTGGACAGGGTTATTTTTGCAGGATTGACCAAAAAAGACCTTCCAAGAGGACATTGGCGCCCACTAACAGAACAAGAAATCATTAATTTGGGGATGATAAAGTGATTTTATCAATTAAATGATAAAAGCACACGCTTTTTATTCAGCTTATTTTTTTACGATACAACCACCAGTTCATATCTCTAGTCAACGTATACCCTAATTTTTCATACAGAGAAATTGCCAAATTCCCTTTGTTTGTATGTAAAATAGGTGTTTTGTTTTCTTTTAAAATTTCTTTTGTATTGTAGGCAATCAATTGTTTTGCCAGTCCTTTTCGGGTATAATTGGGATGAGTAACCACGGCACTAACTTCAATAAAAAGATTGGTTTGCATTCGCTGACCAGCTATTGAAACTAATTGACCGTTCTTAAATATCCCATAATAGTTGCCCATTTCAAAGCTTCTTTTTTGATAGTAACCAGGCATAACCAACCAAATTAAATCATAGATCTCATCAATAAATGACTCATCTAACAACACAATTCTTTCTGTTATTTGAATGTCAATTAATTTATTTAAAACCATTTGACACCCATCAATTTTTTTTTCCAAAAAAACTTTGGTGTCATCTATTATTGGTGTTTGATTCTCTGAAACGAAGAAGAATTCATCCGAAGTTTTTAAATATTCATTTGAAGCTTTTGCTGTTTTTGTTTCATCGAAAAAAGACCCAAAAGTGCAAATCTCTGGGTTGTAAAATTGGACCCCGTTAAATTCAACAGCAAATTCTTTATGAGTTTCTTTTAAGGAATGCCAAACGGGGTTTTTTAATTGATGTTCTAAATCTATCATTAAAATGAAAGAAATTAAGTTTAACTATGAAGTGTCCTTGATCCATTTAAGCTTGCTTACAATGTTAAACTAAGGACTGTTTTATTTGTCGTTAGCGACTGATAAGTGAAGTTCGGAAATTTTGTAATAAAATCTACATTTAATTAGTATTTGTAAACAACAGGACCAACAATTCTACAAAAATATCGCAGTATCAAAGCACCCCTGACACACCCTTGTCATAAGCTGTAAATATTTTTGTAGAAATCTTAAAATTTATAAGCATGACACACACAAAAAAAGACGCATTTACCATTGTTGGTATATCGGCAAGAACATCTAATGAAAATGGGAAAGCGGAGAATGACATTCCTCAACTATGGCAAAAATTTATGGCAGAAGGTGTTGCTCACAAAATTCCCCATAAAGTGGATGATACCATCTATGCCATTTATACAAATTATGAAGGAGACCACACAAAGCCCTATACCATTGTAATTGGTTGCAATGTGTCCAATCTGGATAACATTCCAGAGGATCTAACTGTAAAAATGGTACCTTCTTCCAACTACACAAAATTTATGGCCAAGGGTGATCTTACCAAAGATGCCGTAATCAATACCTGGATGGAAATTTGGAACACGGATCTAAAAAGAACCTACACTACTGATATTGAAATCTATGGGGAGAAAGCATTGAACCCCACAGATGGAGAAGCTGAAATTTTAATTGCAGTGCAATAAACCCTCACATTATTTAGCCGCTATGTCCCCAATCTATCTGCTAATGGACATAGCGGTTTATTTAAATATTAAATACTCTTATTCAAATATATTTTTATACTTTTTGCATACGTAAGAAACGTATGCTATAAATGTACAATGATGTTATAAAATTCTGGAAACTGCACAAACTTTCCGTTGTTTTTGTAGTAGTAAGCATTCTTTTTTATGTAAGCTTTGGATATGATTTGGAGCGTACCTCTTTCATCAAGCTCATAACGCTTTATGCTGGATTGTTTTACTTTTTCTATAAGCTCATTCAGTTTGAAAAATGGAATCTCAAATTCCTGTTGATTTCAGGGATACTGTTTAGATTGGTGTTTTTTCTTGTAGAGCCTAATCTTTCGCAGGATTTTTATCGGTTTATATGGGATGGAGAACTTATCAAACATGGTTTAAATCCATATTTATACACTCCCAACGATTTAATTGGGCAAAATGGCTTGCCAATCTCAAATGCTGACGCGCTTTTTGCAGGTATGGGCGAATTGAGTGCAAAACATTTTAGCAACTATCCGCCGGTAAATCAAATCATTTTTGCCCTTTCTTCATTATTGGGAGGCGGCAGTATTTTGGGTTCTATAATTGTAATGCGACTGTTCATCATTTTTGCAGATTTGGGCATTCTCTACTTTTCAAGAAAATTGCTTCAAAATTTAAACCAATCCAATCACATGGCATTTTGGTATTTTTTAAACCCCTTGGTCATCATTGAGCTTACAGGAAATCTGCATTTTGAAGGTGTAATGCTATTTTTCCTTGTTTGGTCACTCTATTTAATTTCCAGTAAAAAAGAAATTTTGGCCGCTCCGATCTATGCGGTATCTATTATGGTAAAGCTTGTGCCCCTTCTTTTTTTACCTCTTTTTATAAAACATTTTGGTTTCAAAAAAAGCGCCATCTTTTATATACTGATTGGGCTATCATGTATAGTATTATTTTTGCCGTTTTATTCCCCT contains:
- a CDS encoding GNAT family N-acetyltransferase, translated to MIDLEHQLKNPVWHSLKETHKEFAVEFNGVQFYNPEICTFGSFFDETKTAKASNEYLKTSDEFFFVSENQTPIIDDTKVFLEKKIDGCQMVLNKLIDIQITERIVLLDESFIDEIYDLIWLVMPGYYQKRSFEMGNYYGIFKNGQLVSIAGQRMQTNLFIEVSAVVTHPNYTRKGLAKQLIAYNTKEILKENKTPILHTNKGNLAISLYEKLGYTLTRDMNWWLYRKKIS
- a CDS encoding geranylgeranylglycerol-phosphate geranylgeranyltransferase; this encodes MLSRKNKLLLFKLLSLFSVVRGYNILIITLAQYLASIFILSPNWPVRDVVLDLNLFLIVTASALVIASGYIINNFYDAEKDLINKPRKSMLDRLVSQRFKLTTYFILNFLAVLAASYISFRAVLFFSVYIFGIWLYSHKLKRIPFVGNLVSASLAIAPFFVVFVYYKNFETVIFVHALFLFLLILARELIKDLENMVGDMAQNYRTIPIIYGAKVSKLIIGLLIVSTLVPALLLINTFEVGYMYLYFISCIVLLALFLILLIKADGKKHYVWLHNILKFIIVAGVFSILLIDVDLVLNRIL
- a CDS encoding GyrI-like domain-containing protein encodes the protein MTHTKKDAFTIVGISARTSNENGKAENDIPQLWQKFMAEGVAHKIPHKVDDTIYAIYTNYEGDHTKPYTIVIGCNVSNLDNIPEDLTVKMVPSSNYTKFMAKGDLTKDAVINTWMEIWNTDLKRTYTTDIEIYGEKALNPTDGEAEILIAVQ
- a CDS encoding mevalonate kinase, producing MKGPLFYSKILLFGEYGIIKDSKGLSIPYSFFKGALKTDENPSESAQKSNKSLKTYVEYLRKLEKEEQGLVSFDLQTLEEDVANGMYFDSSIPQGYGIGSSGALVAAIYDKYATDKITVLENLTREKLLKLKEIFGKMESFFHGKSSGLDPLNSYLSLPILINSKDNIESTSIPSQNKEGKGAVFLLDSGIIGETAPMVQLFMEKMKQEGFRNMVKNKFIKHTDACVEDFLNGNVKSLFGNLKQLSHVVFDNFKPMIPSKFHQLWKQGIDTNDYYLKLCGSGGGGYILGFTQDLDKAKKALEGHNLEVVYNF
- a CDS encoding carbon-nitrogen hydrolase family protein, coding for MENLLKVALAQIAPVWLDKQATLKKIEQTILEAAKEKAELLVFGEAFLPGYPFWLAYTEGAAWNLKVNKELHAHYARNSIQIEAGELDAICKLAKENNIAIYLGMMERAKDRGGHSLYCSLVYIDPMGEIKSVHRKLQPTYDERLTWAPGDGNGLQVHPLKQFTVGGLNCWENWMPLPRTALYGQGENLHVAVWPGGLHNTKDITCFIARESRSFVISVSSLMRTSDFPKDTPHLDKILEKAPKVLANGGSCIAGPDGEWIVEPVIDNEGLIYKTLDFNRVYEERQNFDPVGHYSRPDVTKLTVNRERQSTVEFKD
- a CDS encoding diphosphomevalonate/mevalonate 3,5-bisphosphate decarboxylase family protein, encoding MTEENFLSRKYVDLPEEGKVTWKAPSNIALVKYWGKKENQIPANPSISFTLDACATRTSVSYSKKDTDTSQFSFDLLFEGKPKPDFKPKIQSFFERIEQYISFLKSYHFKIETSNSFPHSSGIASSASGMAALALCLVDIEKRLDPSIDKVFFNRKASFLARLGSGSACRSIEGDLIQWGSHKTIHGSSDLYGIKYPFKVNPVFKNFHDTILLVHKGQKQVSSSVGHNLMHSHPYAERRFTQAHENLDKLKSILETGDLEGFINVVESEALTLHAMMMTSMPYFILMKPDTLEIINKIWNFRATTDVPICFTLDAGANVHVLYPESVKEKAIQFIKDELVAHCENGHYICDRIGSGAKKCN
- a CDS encoding pseudouridine synthase, whose protein sequence is MAKSDYSRERKPSNRTSGSDKKKQFSKGRPPRKKTAPKKPSNPDEIRLNRYIANAGICSRREADTYIAAGSVSVNGKVISEMGYKVKRTDDVRFDGRKLSLEKKEYILLNKPKNFITTTNDEKGRRTVMELVSSASKSRLLPVGRLDRNTTGLLLFTNDGDMTKKLTHPTYGVRKIYHVHLDKSLTLSDLRKIEAGLELEDGMVQVDDVSYIQGSPKREVGIEIHSGRNRIVRRIFEHLGYTVTKLDRVIFAGLTKKDLPRGHWRPLTEQEIINLGMIK
- the mptB gene encoding polyprenol phosphomannose-dependent alpha 1,6 mannosyltransferase MptB — protein: MYNDVIKFWKLHKLSVVFVVVSILFYVSFGYDLERTSFIKLITLYAGLFYFFYKLIQFEKWNLKFLLISGILFRLVFFLVEPNLSQDFYRFIWDGELIKHGLNPYLYTPNDLIGQNGLPISNADALFAGMGELSAKHFSNYPPVNQIIFALSSLLGGGSILGSIIVMRLFIIFADLGILYFSRKLLQNLNQSNHMAFWYFLNPLVIIELTGNLHFEGVMLFFLVWSLYLISSKKEILAAPIYAVSIMVKLVPLLFLPLFIKHFGFKKSAIFYILIGLSCIVLFLPFYSPVFVSNYSETISLWFSNFEFNAGIYNVVKQIGTNFFDAKPWELVKSYGKLVAILVMVITLLMAFVRKNQNLSTLITSMLIALSLYYFLSSTVHPWYIIFLVGLSIFTRYRYPIVWSFAVILSYWAYSNPDYTENLWLLAIEYILVFGYLIYEIVGKGQKKLYFFKK